Proteins encoded by one window of Salvia splendens isolate huo1 chromosome 5, SspV2, whole genome shotgun sequence:
- the LOC121802366 gene encoding glycerol-3-phosphate dehydrogenase [NAD(+)]-like, whose product MAPSLHDDPIDDSISAAAPPLPQMPPIKVTIVGSGNWGSVAAKLIASNTLKLSSFHDEVRMWVFEETLPTGEKLTEVINNTNENVKYLPGIKLGKNVVADPDIENAVRDATMLVFVTPHQFMEGICKRLMGKIRSDAEAISLIKGMEVKRDGPCMISSLISEHLGISCCVLMGANIANEIALEQFSEATVGYRKNKEIADKWVKLFHTSYFMVSCVQDVEGVELCGTLKNVVAIAAGFVDGLEMGNNTKAAIMRIGLREMKAFSKLLFPSVKDTTFFESCGVADLITTCLGGRNRRCAEAFAKNGGKRSFDELEAEMLQGQKLQGVSTAKEVHEVLSHRGWLENFPLFSTVHEICCGRLPPTAIVVFSELAPDQSRGESRI is encoded by the exons ATGGCCCCTTCCCTCCACGATGATCCCATTGATGATTCCATCTCCGCCGCCGCCCCTCCTCTACCTCAAATGCCGCCAATCAAGGTCACCATCGTCGGCAGCGGAAATTGGGGCAGTGTCGCCGCCAAGCTCATCGCCTCCAACACACTTAAACTCTCCTCTTTCCACg atGAAGTGAGAATGTGGGTGTTTGAGGAGACCCTCCCGACTGGTGAAAAGCTCACTGAAGTCATCAACAATACTAAT GAGAACGTCAAGTATCTCCCTGGAATAAAGCTCGGCAAAAATGTTGTTGCGGATCCTGATATTGAAAACGCAG TGAGGGATGCCACCATGCTAGTATTTGTGACTCCCCATCAGTTCATGGAGGGCATTTGCAAAAGGCTGATGGGGAAGATAAGGAGCGACGCGGAAGCAATCTCCCTAATCAAAGGAATGGAAGTCAAGAGGGATGGTCCGTGCATGATCTCGTCCCTCATATCCGAGCATCTTGGAATCAGCTGCTGTGTTTTGATGGGTGCAAACATTGCAAACGAG ATTGCGTTGGAGCAGTTTAGTGAGGCTACCGTCGGATacaggaaaaataaagagattgcGGATAAATGGGTTAAGCTATTCCACACTTCATATTTCATGGTCTCGTGT GTCCAAGATGTGGAAGGAGTTGAACTCTGTGGAACGCTAAAAAATGTTGTGGCTATTGCAGCAG GATTCGTGGATGGGTTGGAGATGGGGAACAACACAAAG GCTGCAATAATGAGAATTGGTTTGAGGGAGATGAAGGCCTTCTCAAAGCTACTCTTCCCTTCGGTCAAGGATACTACCTTCTTCGAGAGCTGTGGCGTAGCAGATCTCATCACGACGTGCT TGGGAGGGAGAAATAGGAGATGTGCTGAGGCTTTTGCTAAGAACGGTGGGAAGAGGTCATTCGATGAGCTCGAAGCTGAGATGTTGCAGGGCCAAAAACTACAG GGCGTATCGACTGCAAAAGAGGTGCACGAGGTTTTGAGCCATCGAGGATGGTTAGAGAATTTCCCTCTCTTCTCGACTGTCCACGAGATCTGTTGTGGCCGTCTTCCGCCAACCGCCATTGTTGTATTCAGTGAGCTCGCTCCAGATCAGTCCAGGGGTGAATCAAGAATTTGA